The following are encoded in a window of Panicum virgatum strain AP13 chromosome 5N, P.virgatum_v5, whole genome shotgun sequence genomic DNA:
- the LOC120675697 gene encoding calvin cycle protein CP12-2, chloroplastic-like, whose translation MASTVASLTTPATFAAADVVPRRKVVAGRVWFPVARRGGFAVMRSSGPATPPGISDKVSESIKKAEETCAEETASGECAAAWDEVEELSAAASHARDKLKENSDPLENYCKENPEADECRTYDN comes from the coding sequence ATGGCGTCGACGGTGGCGAGCCTCACCACCCCGGCGACCTTCGCGGCCGCCGACGTGGTCCCGAGGAGAAAGGTCGTCGCCGGCCGCGTCTGGTTCCCcgtggcgcgccgcggcggcttcGCCGTGATGAGGTCGAGCGGGCCGGCGACGCCGCCTGGGATCTCCGACAAGGTGTCGGAGAGCATCAAGAAGGCGGAGGAGACGTGCGCGGAGGAGACGGCCTCCGGGGAgtgcgcggcggcgtgggacgaggtggaggagctcagcGCCGCGGCGAGCCACGCCCGGGACAAGCTCAAGGAGAACAGCGACCCGCTGGAGAACTACTGCAAGGAGAACCCCGAGGCCGACGAGTGCCGCACCTACGACAACTAG
- the LOC120674606 gene encoding phosphoenolpyruvate carboxylase kinase 1-like: MARGRHPGAGAGPQRGVHGERVRVRARRGIGLRRGAPVTEPVAAAIVAQLAQALALCHRRGVAHRDVKPDNILIDAAAEEDGRGAAPRARLADFGSAAWVGAGGLGRAEGLVGTPHYVAPEVVAGGEYGAKADVWSAGVVMYALLSGGESSVVGSDA, from the exons ATGGCGCGCGGCAGGCACCCGGGAGCCGGCGCGGGGCCGCAGCGG GGGGTCCACGGCGAGCGCgtccgcgtgcgcgcgcgccgcgggataggcctccgccgcggcgcgccggtGACGGAGCCCGTGGCGGCCGCCATTGTGGCGCAGCTGGCCCAGGCGCTGGCGCTGTGCCACCGCCGCGGGGTGGCGCACCGCGACGTCAAGCCCGACAACATCCtcatcgacgccgccgccgaggaggacggccgcggggcggcgccgcgcgcgcgcctggcGGACTTCGGGTCCGCGGCGTGGGTGGGCGCGGGGGGCCTGGGCCGCGCGGAGGGGCTGGTGGGGACGCCCCACTACGTGGCCCCCgaggtggtcgccggcggcgagtacGGCGCCAAGGCCGACGTGTGGAGCGCCGGGGTGGTGATGTACGCGCTGCTGTCCGGCGGCGAGAGCAGCGTTGTGGGCTCCGACGCGTGA